From Bacillus basilensis, a single genomic window includes:
- a CDS encoding TetR family transcriptional regulator: protein MMNKKEKIVYAAIEVFQEKGVEKTKISDIVKLAGIAQGTFYLYFPSKLSVMPAIAEVMVEKMILAVKEKVQNDAPFSSKVTQVIDAVFHFIEEYREIQALMYAGLASTEHIKEWEAVYEPLYMWLSEFLNKAKEAGEIRNSVHAERTAKLFIALVESAAEQVYLYDHKDDEQVELQKAEVLDFLTHALHIKK from the coding sequence ATGATGAATAAAAAAGAAAAAATTGTCTATGCAGCGATTGAAGTGTTTCAGGAAAAGGGCGTTGAAAAAACGAAGATTTCTGATATTGTGAAATTGGCTGGCATTGCACAAGGAACTTTCTATTTATATTTTCCTTCTAAGTTATCTGTTATGCCTGCAATAGCAGAAGTGATGGTTGAAAAGATGATACTTGCAGTGAAAGAAAAAGTGCAAAACGATGCGCCTTTCTCAAGTAAAGTTACGCAAGTAATAGATGCGGTGTTTCACTTCATAGAGGAATATCGTGAAATACAAGCTTTAATGTATGCGGGTCTTGCATCTACTGAACATATAAAAGAATGGGAAGCTGTGTATGAGCCTCTTTATATGTGGTTAAGCGAATTTTTAAATAAGGCGAAAGAAGCTGGTGAAATTCGTAATTCGGTTCACGCAGAGCGAACAGCGAAGTTATTTATCGCCCTTGTTGAATCAGCAGCGGAACAAGTTTATTTATATGATCATAAAGATGATGAGCAAGTCGAGCTACAAAAGGCAGAAGTACTAGATTTTTTAACACATGCACTACATATAAAGAAATAG
- a CDS encoding MFS transporter: MGFWSMHRNIKIRIITSFLTRTVSTMIFPFMAIYFSIKLGSAIAGALLLINVIASLVIGLYGGYVGDRLGRKKVMIIGQSIQVISIACMGVANSDYVDSPWLTFVFMLVNSLGSGLMNPATEAMLIDVSTPENRKVMYSINYWAINLSIAIGAIFGGLLFENYRLQLFIVLTLVAIITLYVMAIYMEEVYVARKTVEKKNVLKDMADSYKVVMKDRAFLIFCAASICTLSLEFQINNYLGVRLQKEFETVHFLFGNGFTFDLTGIRMLSWISAENTILVVLCSALLIKMLKSFNDLKILYVGLFIYTIGFTILGTSNSLWILLIAGLFQTVGEMMYVPVRQSIMADMVPNEARGSYMAINGMVFQMAKMNGALGVMLGSFIASWGMSALYFIVGMSSILLFMKAIGKEKYENERNVSQIG, encoded by the coding sequence ATGGGATTTTGGAGTATGCATCGAAATATTAAAATTAGAATTATAACTTCGTTTTTAACACGTACTGTGTCCACAATGATTTTTCCATTTATGGCGATTTATTTTTCAATCAAGTTAGGTAGTGCGATTGCTGGTGCTTTACTACTTATTAATGTAATAGCTTCATTAGTAATTGGTTTATATGGTGGATATGTTGGCGATCGACTTGGACGCAAAAAAGTAATGATTATCGGTCAAAGTATACAAGTCATCTCCATTGCTTGTATGGGAGTTGCAAATTCGGATTACGTAGATTCACCGTGGTTAACATTTGTATTTATGTTAGTGAATAGTTTAGGATCTGGACTTATGAATCCAGCGACTGAAGCGATGTTAATTGATGTGAGTACACCGGAAAATCGAAAAGTGATGTACAGCATAAATTACTGGGCTATTAATTTATCAATTGCAATTGGAGCAATATTTGGTGGATTATTATTTGAAAACTATAGATTACAATTGTTTATCGTATTAACGCTTGTTGCGATTATTACTTTATATGTGATGGCTATATATATGGAAGAAGTGTATGTAGCGAGAAAAACAGTAGAGAAGAAAAATGTATTAAAAGATATGGCAGATAGTTATAAAGTTGTGATGAAAGATAGAGCGTTTTTAATTTTTTGTGCAGCGAGTATATGTACATTGTCTTTAGAGTTTCAAATTAATAATTATTTAGGGGTACGCTTGCAGAAGGAGTTTGAAACGGTGCATTTTTTATTCGGGAATGGGTTTACTTTTGATTTAACAGGTATTCGCATGCTGAGCTGGATTTCTGCAGAGAATACAATTTTAGTTGTGTTATGTTCAGCACTTCTTATTAAAATGCTGAAAAGCTTCAACGATTTGAAAATCTTATATGTAGGTTTATTCATTTATACAATTGGATTTACAATACTCGGAACGAGCAATAGTTTATGGATCTTATTAATCGCAGGGCTTTTCCAAACGGTAGGTGAGATGATGTATGTGCCAGTACGTCAATCTATTATGGCAGATATGGTACCAAATGAGGCGAGAGGTTCTTATATGGCGATTAACGGGATGGTCTTTCAAATGGCGAAAATGAACGGGGCATTAGGTGTTATGCTAGGTTCATTTATTGCATCTTGGGGCATGAGTGCTCTATATTTTATCGTTGGTATGAGCAGTATTTTATTATTTATGAAGGCGATTGGGAAAGAGAAGTATGAGAATGAAAGAAATGTTTCTCAGATTGGATAA
- a CDS encoding helix-turn-helix domain-containing protein: MNNIDPVELTKGLPGIPCPIAKTLDVISTKWTFLIIRDLLIEGTLRFSDLQKSMDGISPKTLSLRLKELEAQGIITRKVYPEVPPRVEYTLTDKGKQLEGIFIELKRFGLSL, encoded by the coding sequence ATGAACAATATAGATCCAGTTGAATTAACGAAAGGGTTACCTGGCATACCTTGTCCTATCGCTAAAACGCTTGATGTAATTAGTACAAAATGGACATTTTTAATCATTCGCGATCTTCTTATCGAAGGAACATTACGCTTTAGTGATTTACAAAAATCAATGGATGGCATTAGTCCGAAAACATTATCGCTTCGACTAAAAGAATTAGAAGCTCAAGGGATTATAACGAGAAAAGTATATCCAGAAGTTCCGCCTCGTGTAGAGTACACATTAACGGATAAAGGAAAGCAATTAGAGGGGATTTTTATTGAATTAAAACGGTTTGGATTAAGTTTATAA
- a CDS encoding MFS transporter: MKKPIKEQKMVLVILLSNIFIAFLGIGLIIPVMPSFMNDMGLTGKTMGYLVAVFAMAQLIASPITGRWVDLYGRKKMIIIGLFIFGVSELLFGLGTDVWMLYAARVLGGISAAFIMPGVTAYVADITSMQERPKAMGYLSAAISTGFIIGPGIGGFIAEYGIRVPFFVAAVIAFVACVISIFILKEPLTKEELAEISSNTKESSFIGDLKKSLHPMYAIAFIIVFVLAFGLSAYETVFSLFSDHKFGFTPKDIAAIITISSIFGVVVQVFMFGKLVDMFGEKVLIQICLIVGAVLAFVSTIVFNYWIVLLVTCFIFLAFDLLRPALTTFLSKAAGKEQGFVAGMNSTYTSLGNIAGPAMGGILFDMNIHYPYAFSGVVLIVGLGITFMWREKQLAESFAK; encoded by the coding sequence GTGAAGAAACCGATAAAAGAACAAAAGATGGTGTTGGTCATTCTTTTGAGTAATATATTTATTGCTTTTTTAGGGATTGGATTAATCATTCCGGTTATGCCGTCCTTTATGAATGATATGGGTTTAACAGGGAAGACGATGGGTTATCTCGTTGCAGTGTTTGCAATGGCTCAGCTTATTGCTTCACCTATTACAGGTCGCTGGGTCGACCTTTATGGTAGGAAGAAAATGATAATCATTGGATTATTTATTTTTGGTGTTTCAGAGCTTCTTTTTGGATTAGGAACAGATGTATGGATGCTCTATGCAGCGAGGGTGTTAGGCGGAATTAGTGCTGCATTTATTATGCCTGGTGTTACGGCATATGTTGCTGATATTACATCTATGCAGGAACGTCCAAAGGCAATGGGATACTTGTCTGCGGCAATTAGTACCGGATTTATTATAGGGCCTGGAATTGGCGGATTTATTGCAGAATACGGTATACGTGTGCCGTTTTTCGTTGCAGCAGTAATTGCCTTTGTAGCATGTGTGATTTCGATCTTTATTTTAAAAGAACCATTAACGAAAGAAGAGCTTGCAGAGATTTCTTCTAATACGAAAGAATCAAGTTTTATTGGGGATTTAAAGAAATCGTTACATCCAATGTATGCAATTGCATTTATTATCGTATTTGTACTTGCATTCGGTCTATCAGCGTATGAAACTGTGTTTAGTCTGTTTTCTGATCATAAGTTTGGGTTCACACCGAAAGATATTGCGGCAATTATTACAATTAGTTCAATCTTTGGGGTAGTTGTGCAAGTATTTATGTTTGGAAAATTAGTTGATATGTTTGGTGAAAAAGTGTTAATTCAAATCTGTTTAATTGTAGGTGCAGTATTAGCATTCGTTTCAACTATTGTCTTTAATTATTGGATTGTACTTCTCGTTACGTGCTTTATTTTCCTTGCATTTGATTTACTTCGTCCAGCTTTAACGACGTTTTTATCAAAAGCAGCTGGAAAAGAGCAAGGATTCGTTGCTGGTATGAACTCGACTTATACGAGTTTAGGAAATATAGCAGGACCAGCGATGGGCGGAATATTATTTGATATGAATATTCATTATCCATATGCATTTTCAGGAGTTGTTTTAATAGTTGGTCTCGGTATTACATTTATGTGGAGAGAGAAACAGTTAGCTGAAAGTTTTGCGAAGTAA
- a CDS encoding catalase encodes MNKKIEQLEQHVTNNQCKHALTTNQGLKIAEDEFSLKMGLRGPTLMEDFHFREKMTHFDHERIPERIVHARGVGAHGYFQLYESLEAYTKADFLTNPSKKTPVFVRFSTVQGSKGSNDTVRDVRGFATKFYTDEGNYDLVGNNMPVFFIQDAIKFPDFVHAVKPEPHNDIPQGASAHDTFWDFVAHNPESTHMVMWQMSDRAIPRSLRMMEGFGVHTFRLINAEGKAHFVKFHWKPALGVHSLVWDEAQKIAGKNPDFHRQDLYEAIEKGDYPEWELGLQLIPEEDEHTFDFDILDPTKLWPEEEVPVKLVGKMTLNKNVDNFFAETEQVAFHPGHVVPGIDFSNDPLLQGRLFSYTDTQLSRLGGPNFHQIPINQPVCPFHNNQRDGMHQMQIHRGQTSYHPNGLNDNQPATVQAEQGGYEHYQEKIDGHKIRGRSKSFLNFYSQAKLFYNSMSPIEKQHIKEAFCFEVGKCKSNMVKANVIALLNHVDRQLAQEVANIIGAPLPKENHEVNLDAKSPALSMSNTIFKADSKNVAILLNGDPSISLLSEWIQAFVQHRINYSIIDNKIYQFNDSIKVTDTYTTTDSSLFDAVLVFSSESVIHPPVLEFAETTFKHFKPIAHVLSNPHALDHIKVKLDGAGVYNLTNTSIESFIEGIAQGRFWNR; translated from the coding sequence GTGAATAAAAAAATTGAACAACTGGAACAACACGTTACCAATAATCAATGCAAACATGCTTTAACAACAAACCAAGGATTAAAAATAGCCGAAGATGAATTTTCTTTAAAGATGGGCTTAAGAGGCCCAACCTTAATGGAGGATTTCCACTTTCGCGAGAAAATGACCCATTTTGATCACGAGCGAATTCCCGAAAGGATTGTTCATGCACGCGGAGTTGGCGCTCATGGTTATTTTCAGCTTTATGAATCGTTAGAAGCATATACGAAAGCAGATTTTCTTACCAATCCTTCAAAGAAAACACCTGTATTTGTACGGTTCTCGACCGTTCAAGGTTCTAAAGGATCCAACGACACAGTAAGAGATGTACGCGGATTCGCCACAAAATTTTATACAGATGAAGGAAACTATGATTTAGTGGGTAATAATATGCCAGTATTCTTTATCCAAGATGCTATTAAATTTCCTGATTTTGTCCATGCAGTTAAACCAGAACCACATAATGATATTCCTCAAGGAGCTAGCGCTCATGATACCTTTTGGGACTTTGTTGCGCATAATCCTGAGTCCACTCATATGGTCATGTGGCAAATGAGCGACCGAGCTATTCCGCGTAGTTTACGAATGATGGAAGGTTTTGGAGTTCACACATTTCGACTCATTAACGCAGAAGGAAAAGCCCATTTCGTAAAGTTTCACTGGAAACCTGCCCTTGGGGTTCACTCATTAGTGTGGGATGAAGCTCAAAAGATTGCTGGGAAAAATCCTGATTTCCATCGTCAAGATTTATATGAAGCAATTGAAAAAGGGGATTATCCGGAATGGGAGCTCGGATTACAGCTAATTCCAGAAGAAGATGAGCATACATTTGATTTTGATATTTTAGATCCAACGAAATTATGGCCGGAAGAAGAAGTTCCTGTAAAACTAGTTGGTAAAATGACATTGAACAAAAATGTTGATAACTTCTTTGCGGAAACGGAGCAGGTAGCTTTCCACCCTGGTCATGTCGTACCAGGTATTGATTTTTCAAATGACCCTCTTCTTCAAGGAAGATTATTCTCCTATACAGATACACAATTATCTCGTTTAGGAGGCCCTAATTTCCATCAAATCCCTATTAATCAGCCCGTATGTCCTTTTCATAATAATCAACGTGATGGTATGCATCAAATGCAAATTCATCGTGGTCAAACAAGCTATCATCCTAATGGCTTAAATGATAATCAACCAGCAACCGTCCAAGCCGAACAGGGCGGATATGAGCATTATCAAGAAAAGATTGATGGACATAAAATTAGAGGCCGCAGTAAAAGCTTCCTTAACTTTTATTCGCAAGCTAAACTTTTCTACAATAGTATGAGCCCTATTGAAAAGCAACATATAAAAGAAGCTTTTTGCTTTGAAGTTGGGAAGTGTAAATCAAACATGGTGAAGGCAAATGTAATTGCTCTACTGAATCATGTTGATCGTCAATTAGCACAGGAGGTCGCTAACATTATTGGAGCTCCCTTGCCTAAGGAAAATCACGAAGTAAATTTAGATGCAAAATCACCTGCACTAAGTATGTCTAACACTATTTTTAAAGCTGATTCCAAAAATGTTGCAATTCTATTAAATGGTGACCCAAGCATCTCCCTGCTATCCGAATGGATTCAAGCTTTTGTACAGCATCGCATTAACTATAGCATCATAGATAATAAAATTTATCAGTTCAATGATTCCATTAAAGTAACTGATACTTATACAACAACAGACTCCTCCCTTTTTGATGCAGTATTAGTGTTTAGTAGTGAGTCTGTCATTCACCCCCCTGTTTTAGAATTTGCAGAAACTACTTTTAAACATTTTAAACCGATAGCTCATGTCCTTAGTAATCCCCATGCTTTGGACCATATTAAGGTTAAACTGGATGGAGCAGGAGTTTACAACTTAACAAACACTTCAATTGAATCATTTATAGAAGGCATTGCCCAAGGACGATTCTGGAACCGATAA
- a CDS encoding multidrug efflux SMR transporter has protein sequence MKNKAWLYVILTCIFEIFWVFGFNTANTWWHWIIILGVIAVDFHFLSKACEHLATGTVYAVFAGAGTVGTFLMDVFLFGGSFSVGKLFFIMMVVAGVIGLKLADNKEETMEGAA, from the coding sequence ATGAAAAATAAAGCTTGGTTATATGTCATATTAACATGTATCTTTGAAATTTTTTGGGTGTTTGGTTTTAATACGGCTAATACGTGGTGGCATTGGATAATTATTTTAGGAGTTATTGCTGTCGATTTTCACTTCCTTTCTAAAGCGTGTGAACATCTTGCAACAGGGACTGTATATGCTGTGTTCGCCGGAGCTGGTACGGTAGGTACGTTCTTAATGGATGTATTTCTTTTTGGCGGCAGTTTCAGTGTAGGGAAATTATTCTTTATCATGATGGTTGTAGCCGGAGTTATCGGTTTAAAGCTAGCTGATAATAAAGAAGAAACTATGGAAGGAGCTGCTTAA
- a CDS encoding NAD(P)H-dependent oxidoreductase: protein MKNIFIINGHEKYGTKEGRLNKTLVDHMVTVLSENHHVKTTTIQDGYNIKEEQDKFLWADVVIYQTPIYWFSVPGLLKTYMDEVYEYGLFFEGADEYGAGGLLTEKQYMFSTTWNAPEKSFGDKTKFFEGESLESTLSHLHRVQKFLGMSPLKSFACYDVVKHPNIEQYLLNLNDHLDRVIK, encoded by the coding sequence ATGAAAAATATATTTATTATAAATGGACATGAAAAATACGGTACAAAGGAAGGACGATTAAATAAAACGTTAGTGGATCATATGGTAACGGTATTAAGCGAGAATCATCATGTGAAAACAACAACGATTCAAGATGGCTACAATATAAAAGAAGAACAAGATAAGTTTTTATGGGCGGATGTTGTGATTTATCAAACACCGATTTATTGGTTCAGTGTTCCGGGATTACTTAAAACGTATATGGATGAAGTATATGAATACGGTTTGTTCTTTGAAGGCGCAGATGAATATGGCGCAGGTGGTTTATTAACAGAGAAGCAATATATGTTCTCTACAACTTGGAATGCACCTGAAAAATCATTTGGAGATAAGACGAAGTTCTTTGAAGGGGAAAGTTTAGAATCAACGCTTAGTCATTTACACCGGGTGCAGAAGTTTCTTGGGATGAGTCCGTTAAAGAGTTTTGCTTGCTATGATGTGGTGAAGCATCCGAATATTGAGCAGTATTTATTGAACTTGAATGATCATTTAGATAGAGTAATTAAATAA
- a CDS encoding SgrR family transcriptional regulator — protein sequence MIEGSVYMKIMDYYIRLRLHAQDQQHIRNSLQELADTLYCSTKNVKILLKKMNEEQLIKWTPGRGRGNKTEIIFVHSFVEALESYADELLSQEKLKDVFLLLKEPLPPALHKNIESKLHQHFGYTPSNDMYDILKIPISRKIFPLDPAFVAVTTESHLTSQIFDTLVVYNDVTEKMEPHIAHTWELSVDGLTWTFYLRKDIHFHNETVLTSKDVQFSFERLKEVHSPFEWLTEEIVQIETPSPLQIRFHLAKPNLFFLHYVSSMQLAILPRDASIENHHYIGTGPFKLAHYSEDNIVLEAFTHYFKERALLDRIEFWGIPDHVQIDADYELPNEEENERHNIQIEEIGCIYAGFNFTKPGPHHDIYFRKAWRELYDVETILRTIEGRRTIAASSFFPERSRQASKRSHSLEKAKEYLKKSTYNGETIHIYFFAFKDSANDAHFLKGRCEQVGLHVELHPFLVSDYMNRSIDQHADIIFMGEVFAADHELAFLNVFKNASCFVSRFMDPHYEKQINCLIDTFLLEENKEKRYELMYEIEEFLQAEHIILFNYHVLKRKTYPSSLKNVTIDSFGWANFAKLWIQPSTY from the coding sequence ATTATAGAAGGAAGTGTATATATGAAAATTATGGACTATTACATTAGACTAAGATTACATGCGCAAGATCAACAACATATCAGGAATAGCTTACAAGAATTAGCAGATACTTTATATTGCAGTACGAAAAACGTGAAGATTTTATTAAAGAAAATGAATGAGGAGCAATTAATTAAGTGGACACCAGGGAGAGGTCGCGGGAATAAAACGGAAATTATATTTGTACATAGTTTCGTAGAAGCGCTTGAATCCTATGCAGATGAACTGTTATCGCAAGAAAAATTAAAGGATGTTTTTCTTCTTTTAAAAGAACCCCTGCCTCCTGCACTTCATAAGAACATTGAAAGTAAACTTCATCAGCATTTTGGTTATACACCTTCAAATGATATGTATGACATATTAAAGATTCCTATATCAAGAAAGATATTCCCATTAGATCCGGCTTTTGTGGCTGTAACTACAGAGAGCCATCTTACTAGTCAAATTTTTGATACATTAGTCGTTTATAACGATGTCACTGAAAAAATGGAGCCACACATTGCGCATACGTGGGAATTAAGTGTAGACGGGCTTACGTGGACCTTTTATTTACGAAAGGATATTCATTTTCATAACGAAACAGTTTTAACTTCTAAAGATGTACAATTTTCATTTGAAAGACTAAAAGAAGTTCATTCCCCTTTCGAATGGTTAACAGAAGAAATTGTTCAAATTGAAACACCCTCACCACTGCAAATTCGATTTCATTTAGCAAAACCCAACCTTTTTTTCTTACACTATGTAAGTTCCATGCAACTAGCAATTTTGCCGCGTGATGCGAGTATCGAAAATCATCATTATATAGGTACTGGACCTTTCAAGCTTGCTCATTACTCTGAAGATAATATCGTACTCGAAGCGTTCACTCATTATTTTAAAGAGCGCGCGTTATTAGACCGTATTGAATTTTGGGGTATTCCTGATCATGTACAAATCGATGCTGATTATGAACTACCAAATGAAGAAGAAAATGAAAGACATAATATACAAATAGAAGAAATAGGTTGTATTTATGCTGGCTTCAACTTTACAAAACCTGGTCCCCATCACGACATTTACTTTCGAAAGGCTTGGAGAGAACTATATGATGTTGAAACGATACTTCGTACCATAGAAGGAAGACGAACAATTGCTGCATCAAGTTTTTTCCCTGAAAGAAGTCGCCAAGCTTCTAAAAGATCTCACTCTTTAGAAAAAGCAAAAGAGTATTTAAAAAAGAGCACCTATAATGGAGAAACGATACATATTTACTTCTTCGCATTTAAAGATAGTGCAAATGATGCACATTTCTTAAAAGGACGGTGTGAACAAGTAGGATTACACGTAGAACTTCACCCATTTCTCGTTTCAGATTATATGAATCGTTCTATCGATCAACATGCCGATATTATTTTCATGGGAGAAGTGTTTGCTGCCGATCATGAACTTGCATTCTTAAATGTATTTAAAAATGCAAGCTGCTTCGTAAGCCGTTTCATGGACCCGCACTATGAAAAACAAATTAACTGTTTGATAGATACATTTTTATTAGAAGAAAATAAAGAGAAACGCTATGAGCTCATGTATGAGATCGAAGAATTTTTACAAGCAGAACACATCATTTTATTTAACTATCACGTTTTAAAAAGAAAAACATACCCTTCTTCTTTAAAAAATGTAACAATTGATTCATTCGGCTGGGCAAATTTTGCGAAGTTATGGATACAGCCATCCACGTATTAA
- a CDS encoding type 1 glutamine amidotransferase domain-containing protein, whose product MSKKIAILITDYFEDTEYTEPVEAFKQKGYELKTIEMEKGKTVHGKQGKSEVVIDKSIDDVSPENFDALFIPGGFSPDILRADERFVRFSKAFMDAEKPVFAICHGPQLLITAQTLEGRDVTGYKSIEVDLKNAGGNFHDKEVVVCQNQLVTSRQPEDIPAFIEESLRILR is encoded by the coding sequence ATGAGTAAAAAAATTGCTATTTTAATAACGGATTATTTCGAGGACACAGAATACACAGAGCCAGTAGAAGCTTTTAAACAAAAGGGATATGAATTAAAAACTATTGAAATGGAAAAAGGGAAAACGGTACACGGTAAGCAAGGAAAAAGTGAAGTCGTCATTGATAAAAGTATTGATGATGTTTCTCCAGAGAACTTTGATGCCCTCTTCATACCAGGCGGTTTTTCCCCAGATATACTTCGTGCAGATGAGCGTTTTGTTCGCTTTAGTAAAGCATTTATGGATGCGGAAAAACCTGTTTTCGCTATTTGTCACGGACCTCAGCTACTCATCACTGCACAAACACTTGAAGGACGCGATGTGACTGGATATAAATCCATTGAGGTCGATTTGAAAAATGCCGGTGGAAATTTTCATGATAAAGAAGTCGTCGTATGCCAAAATCAGTTAGTCACAAGTAGACAACCGGAAGACATCCCCGCGTTTATTGAAGAATCGTTGCGTATATTAAGATAG
- a CDS encoding multidrug efflux SMR transporter, producing the protein MGWFFVFCAAISEIVGVIGLKMYSKDKTLANGAIYIGGFATSFAFLYTSFLFLQVSVAYAVWIGIGTAGAVLLNMFLFGESKSKARIISVALIVCGVTGLKALS; encoded by the coding sequence ATGGGTTGGTTTTTCGTATTTTGTGCTGCAATTAGTGAAATAGTCGGTGTAATCGGTCTTAAAATGTATAGTAAAGATAAGACGTTAGCAAATGGTGCAATTTATATAGGTGGCTTTGCTACATCTTTCGCATTCTTGTATACATCGTTCTTATTCTTACAAGTAAGTGTCGCGTATGCGGTTTGGATTGGTATTGGAACAGCAGGTGCCGTTTTATTAAACATGTTCCTGTTTGGTGAATCGAAAAGTAAAGCACGTATCATTAGTGTGGCTCTTATTGTATGCGGAGTGACAGGATTAAAGGCTCTTTCGTAA
- a CDS encoding ABC transporter permease has product MSIESLWSSRFQQHIQNIITYFARMINGLLYSFIFISCVGAYYYAQFLKTSPSKGISLLLITLVLTFIITRCPIRTFIQKPDAVYLLALEEKLTSYFKKSLLYNYIIQLFPLLFTFLILVPLAMQSLQLTVPFLCTIFIVLMITKAWNIYIHWMWRDSYEKNIWLIIRIACNALLIYMLFYAANVLILGGLLLLLTFLFLYTKKQPTKRIPWDYIIEQEEKMNVRFYQFASIFTDVPQLNKQVNKRKWLTNWIEPLLHKKQATFFYLHTLAFLRGNDYFGIYIRLGLIGAFALYFIPNIYVKGAIAYIVLYMISMQLRSLWKYFSGNIIVALYPIDTEKRMNQFLRLIFILLSIQLIVFSIVILIATVQFLHSLIIMIIGLLWIKFIIVPKTKQRISSF; this is encoded by the coding sequence ATGTCAATTGAATCACTATGGAGCAGCCGCTTCCAACAACATATTCAAAATATCATTACATACTTTGCACGTATGATTAACGGTTTACTATATAGCTTTATCTTTATTTCATGCGTTGGTGCATATTACTATGCTCAGTTTCTAAAAACATCTCCTTCTAAAGGAATATCTTTACTACTCATAACGCTCGTACTTACATTCATTATAACGAGATGCCCGATCCGTACATTTATCCAAAAGCCTGATGCTGTCTATTTACTAGCACTAGAAGAGAAATTAACATCTTATTTTAAAAAATCTCTTCTATATAATTACATCATTCAGCTTTTCCCATTGTTATTTACATTCCTTATTCTCGTTCCACTTGCCATGCAATCCTTACAATTAACTGTACCTTTCTTATGTACAATCTTTATCGTTTTAATGATTACGAAAGCTTGGAACATATACATACATTGGATGTGGCGTGATAGTTATGAAAAAAACATATGGCTTATCATTCGTATTGCTTGTAACGCACTCCTTATTTACATGCTGTTTTATGCGGCAAATGTTCTCATATTAGGCGGATTACTCTTGCTACTTACTTTCCTTTTTCTATATACGAAAAAGCAACCTACAAAACGAATACCATGGGATTACATAATTGAACAAGAAGAAAAAATGAACGTTCGTTTCTATCAATTTGCTAGCATTTTCACCGATGTTCCGCAACTGAATAAGCAAGTAAATAAACGAAAATGGCTTACAAATTGGATTGAACCTTTATTACATAAAAAGCAAGCAACTTTCTTCTATTTACATACACTAGCATTTTTACGTGGGAATGATTATTTCGGTATATATATTCGCTTAGGGTTAATCGGTGCTTTCGCCCTATACTTTATTCCAAATATATACGTAAAAGGTGCTATTGCTTACATCGTCCTATATATGATTTCTATGCAGCTCCGTTCCCTGTGGAAATATTTTTCAGGAAATATTATTGTAGCATTATATCCAATTGATACTGAAAAAAGAATGAATCAATTTCTTCGCTTAATCTTTATATTACTAAGCATTCAACTCATTGTATTTTCAATTGTTATACTCATTGCTACCGTACAATTTTTACATAGCCTTATCATTATGATTATCGGGTTACTCTGGATCAAATTTATTATTGTACCAAAAACGAAGCAACGCATTTCTTCGTTTTAA
- a CDS encoding ester cyclase produces MGIKKLFGFLSLFVVCIVLVACGVEEKTGVQLLKEMPKAKTMTIDPSLSKMEATEMVHAAQRFYAFWDTGKEELISQTVTKDFFDNTLPKGRPQGVEGLKFAAQNFRKVVPNIHCEIEDLLVVGDKVTARLSFTGTHNGKNISFSAIDILHVKDGKITEDWHLEDNLTLKQQLGLISEE; encoded by the coding sequence ATGGGGATAAAAAAGTTGTTTGGATTCCTTAGTTTGTTTGTTGTTTGTATTGTACTTGTAGCATGCGGTGTGGAAGAAAAAACTGGAGTCCAGTTATTAAAAGAAATGCCAAAGGCAAAAACAATGACAATCGATCCTTCACTAAGTAAAATGGAAGCGACCGAAATGGTTCATGCAGCTCAGCGTTTTTACGCATTTTGGGATACAGGTAAAGAGGAGCTTATTTCGCAGACTGTTACGAAAGATTTTTTCGATAATACGTTGCCGAAAGGGCGACCACAAGGTGTTGAAGGGTTAAAATTTGCAGCGCAAAATTTTCGTAAAGTCGTTCCTAATATACATTGCGAGATTGAAGATTTATTAGTTGTTGGTGATAAAGTAACAGCTCGTCTTTCTTTTACAGGAACGCATAACGGTAAAAATATTAGCTTTTCTGCAATAGACATTTTGCATGTGAAAGACGGAAAGATAACGGAAGATTGGCATTTGGAAGATAATCTTACGTTGAAACAGCAACTTGGGTTAATAAGTGAGGAATAG